In Rhodohalobacter barkolensis, the following proteins share a genomic window:
- a CDS encoding YhdH/YhfP family quinone oxidoreductase translates to MTSDKDNTYSALVAEESDGTFIQKIQQRALSDLPDNDVLIKVHYSSLNYKDALSASGNKSVTKNYPFTPGVDASGVVEESRDDRFTKGDEVIVTSYDLGMNTPGGFGQFISVPGDWIVPLPSGLSLKESMMIGTSGLTAAIGVEKIVKQAVGTADGELVVTGATGAVGSFAVGLLSQLGFRVTAATGKMDQKDFLKKLGAEKIIHRNDITDVASKPLLASRWIAALDTVGGDMLDAVIRQTAHNGVVTCCGNVLGHELHTNVFPFILRGISLMGIDSGIALMSDRLRVWNLLAKQWKPEFMEGIYREISLLQLPAEIQKILNGQQVGKILVSLPD, encoded by the coding sequence ATGACATCTGATAAAGACAATACCTATTCAGCCTTGGTGGCAGAAGAATCGGACGGTACTTTCATCCAGAAAATTCAGCAACGAGCTCTCTCTGATCTACCTGATAATGATGTCTTGATTAAAGTACACTACTCCTCACTCAACTATAAAGACGCCTTATCCGCATCGGGAAACAAGAGTGTAACAAAAAATTATCCCTTCACACCCGGTGTGGATGCATCCGGTGTTGTGGAAGAAAGCCGTGATGACCGATTTACTAAAGGCGACGAGGTGATTGTAACCAGTTACGATCTGGGTATGAACACTCCCGGTGGGTTTGGCCAATTCATCTCTGTTCCGGGCGACTGGATTGTACCTCTTCCCAGCGGACTTTCCTTAAAGGAGAGTATGATGATTGGCACATCCGGATTGACAGCAGCGATCGGTGTGGAAAAGATTGTTAAACAAGCTGTAGGTACAGCGGATGGAGAACTAGTTGTGACCGGTGCAACCGGGGCTGTGGGATCGTTTGCTGTCGGTTTACTGAGTCAGCTTGGATTTCGGGTTACTGCCGCCACCGGTAAAATGGATCAAAAGGATTTTTTGAAAAAGCTTGGGGCTGAAAAGATTATTCACCGAAATGATATTACGGATGTCGCCTCAAAACCCCTTTTAGCAAGTCGCTGGATTGCTGCACTGGACACCGTTGGGGGAGATATGCTCGATGCGGTTATTCGGCAAACGGCACATAATGGAGTTGTCACATGCTGTGGTAATGTTTTGGGTCATGAGCTGCACACGAATGTATTCCCATTTATTCTTCGCGGTATATCGTTGATGGGGATCGATTCCGGAATTGCGCTCATGAGTGACCGGCTTCGAGTCTGGAATCTGCTTGCAAAACAGTGGAAGCCGGAATTTATGGAAGGTATCTACAGAGAGATTTCTCTACTGCAGCTTCCCGCAGAGATACAGAAGATTTTAAATGGGCAACAGGTTGGAAAGATCCTGGTTAGCTTGCCTGACTAA
- a CDS encoding response regulator, which translates to MKKSKGSVVIVEDDMLLSLVETRIIEKLGYKVIGKAMSGEEAITMAKELNPDVFVMDVGLKGDLNGIEACAQIRKFTDTPVIFLSGNSDQHSIKSAKSVGYADYLVKPIRADDILIPLKKAVARKNMDGDKHLSQAS; encoded by the coding sequence ATGAAAAAATCAAAAGGTTCAGTTGTTATTGTAGAAGACGATATGCTGCTTTCTCTTGTAGAGACGCGAATCATTGAAAAGCTTGGCTACAAAGTGATTGGAAAGGCTATGTCCGGCGAAGAGGCTATTACAATGGCGAAAGAGCTAAATCCGGATGTTTTCGTAATGGATGTTGGATTGAAGGGTGATTTGAACGGAATTGAAGCGTGTGCTCAAATCAGGAAATTTACAGATACACCGGTCATCTTTCTCTCCGGTAATTCAGATCAGCACTCTATTAAAAGTGCAAAAAGTGTTGGGTACGCCGATTACCTGGTTAAGCCGATCAGGGCAGACGATATTTTGATTCCCCTGAAAAAGGCTGTGGCACGGAAAAACATGGATGGCGATAAACACCTTAGTCAGGCAAGCTAA
- the hemB gene encoding porphobilinogen synthase: protein MSYSEFPYSRPRRLRRSENVRRMVAENQLSVNDFIAPLFVMEGKNEKVEIPSMPDYYRFTLDLLLKEIEEVQNLGIPAVLLFAKVPDDKKDNEGTEALDPNGLMQKSVRTIKEEFPEMVVMTDVAMDPYSSFGHDGIVKEGEILNDESVDILAKMAVSHAEAGADFVAPSDMMDGRILMMREALEEAGFPNTGIMAYSAKYASSYYGPFRDALDSAPGFGDKKTYQMDPSNVTEAVKEAITDEQEGADIIMVKPGLPYLDVVRAVKEVVNLPVSVYNVSGEYAMIKAAAEKGWLNEEEAMMEALIGFKRAGADLIATYFAKDAARLLLGK from the coding sequence ATGAGTTATTCAGAGTTTCCATATTCACGTCCGAGACGCCTTCGCCGTTCTGAAAATGTGCGACGAATGGTTGCAGAAAATCAGCTTTCCGTAAACGATTTTATTGCTCCGCTTTTTGTGATGGAGGGTAAAAATGAGAAGGTAGAGATTCCATCCATGCCGGACTACTACCGGTTTACTCTCGATCTGTTGTTAAAGGAGATTGAAGAGGTTCAGAATCTCGGAATTCCGGCGGTACTTCTTTTTGCCAAGGTTCCGGACGATAAGAAAGATAACGAGGGAACTGAAGCTTTAGATCCAAACGGTTTGATGCAGAAATCGGTTCGAACCATCAAGGAGGAGTTTCCGGAAATGGTGGTTATGACCGATGTTGCAATGGACCCCTACTCCAGTTTTGGACACGACGGTATTGTAAAGGAGGGTGAAATCCTGAACGATGAGAGCGTGGATATACTGGCAAAAATGGCGGTGAGTCATGCCGAGGCGGGTGCCGATTTTGTGGCTCCGTCTGACATGATGGACGGACGAATTCTGATGATGCGTGAAGCGTTGGAAGAGGCCGGTTTTCCGAATACGGGAATTATGGCATACAGTGCCAAGTATGCTTCCAGCTACTACGGACCCTTCCGCGATGCTCTCGATTCTGCTCCCGGTTTTGGTGATAAAAAGACGTACCAAATGGATCCATCGAACGTTACAGAGGCTGTAAAAGAAGCCATTACAGACGAGCAGGAAGGCGCGGATATCATTATGGTAAAACCGGGTCTGCCGTACCTCGATGTTGTTCGGGCCGTAAAAGAGGTAGTAAATTTGCCGGTATCCGTTTATAACGTTTCCGGCGAATATGCGATGATTAAGGCCGCGGCTGAAAAAGGCTGGCTCAATGAAGAAGAGGCGATGATGGAAGCGTTGATCGGGTTCAAACGAGCCGGCGCCGATTTGATCGCAACCTACTTCGCCAAAGATGCGGCAAGGCTTCTTTTAGGGAAGTGA
- a CDS encoding M28 family peptidase has translation MNRNLLYIIPVTILFTFSCSEPPVEQAVESITAESLMSHIEVLSSDEFEGRAPATRGEDLTVDYLIETMEQIGVEPGMVDGSFVQEIPLLGQQVDGSAATMNIRSNGQIEEELGFRTDFMAWPSNEAERVELQNAELLYVGYGIQAPEFDWDDYKETDVEGKVLVFKNSDPSGDPEIFDGDSRLYYGRWSYKFEKAEEMGALGAIIIHTTPTAGYGWSVIENSWGRERFALKEEGDSGSKPEFNGWLTEEHSENLFELAGLDLEEMLDAAEERDFEPVPMEGVSLDVELTATYSDMSSRNVLGQIEGSDEDLKDEYVVFTAHYDHLGVTNPVDGDSINNGALDNAAGVSAVLEMANAYKQLEPEMRRSALFLFVGAEEMGLLGSLYWSQNPTVHPGKVTANFNMDGMQVYGETEDVVLVGYGRNSISDVIEMYAEQEGRVVKPDPNPEQGFFYRSDHFSLARVGIPAIFPNPGRDYVNKPDDFIETVDSLSAVNYHSVGDEINEYWDLSGMEKDVHLFFRSSFNILNDDEMMSWEDGDEFQAVREEMLMQAP, from the coding sequence ATGAATCGGAATCTACTTTATATCATCCCCGTTACAATACTCTTTACATTTTCCTGCAGTGAACCTCCCGTGGAACAAGCTGTGGAATCTATCACGGCTGAATCTTTAATGAGCCATATAGAAGTACTCTCATCCGATGAATTTGAAGGCCGGGCTCCCGCAACGCGTGGCGAGGATTTAACGGTAGACTATCTGATTGAAACCATGGAGCAGATAGGAGTTGAGCCTGGAATGGTTGACGGATCCTTTGTTCAGGAAATTCCGCTTTTGGGACAACAGGTGGATGGTTCTGCGGCAACTATGAATATTCGCAGCAACGGTCAGATAGAAGAGGAACTGGGGTTCAGAACCGATTTTATGGCGTGGCCGAGCAATGAGGCTGAACGGGTTGAGCTTCAGAATGCTGAGCTGCTCTATGTGGGCTATGGAATTCAAGCCCCCGAATTTGACTGGGATGACTATAAGGAAACCGATGTGGAAGGAAAGGTTTTGGTTTTTAAAAACAGTGATCCTTCAGGCGATCCGGAAATTTTTGATGGTGATTCCCGTCTCTACTATGGCCGATGGAGCTACAAGTTTGAGAAAGCGGAAGAGATGGGGGCATTGGGTGCAATCATTATTCACACTACTCCAACAGCCGGCTATGGCTGGTCGGTGATCGAGAACAGCTGGGGCCGTGAGCGTTTTGCCCTGAAGGAGGAGGGTGATTCCGGTTCAAAGCCTGAATTTAACGGCTGGCTGACCGAAGAGCATAGCGAAAATTTGTTTGAGCTTGCCGGCCTGGATTTGGAAGAGATGCTGGATGCCGCCGAAGAGCGTGATTTTGAACCGGTTCCGATGGAAGGAGTATCACTGGATGTTGAATTGACCGCAACCTACAGCGACATGTCGAGCCGAAATGTGCTGGGTCAAATCGAAGGAAGTGATGAGGACTTGAAAGATGAATATGTTGTGTTTACCGCACATTACGATCACCTGGGTGTTACGAACCCTGTGGATGGTGACTCCATCAACAACGGTGCGCTCGACAATGCGGCCGGAGTAAGTGCTGTACTGGAGATGGCAAATGCGTATAAGCAGCTTGAGCCGGAGATGCGACGAAGTGCTCTGTTCCTTTTTGTAGGTGCTGAGGAGATGGGACTATTGGGATCGCTCTACTGGTCGCAAAATCCAACGGTTCATCCCGGAAAGGTAACTGCCAACTTTAACATGGACGGTATGCAGGTGTATGGCGAAACGGAGGACGTGGTTCTGGTTGGATACGGCAGAAATTCCATTTCAGATGTGATTGAAATGTATGCTGAGCAGGAAGGGCGTGTTGTGAAACCGGATCCAAATCCGGAGCAGGGCTTTTTCTACCGCTCGGATCACTTCTCGCTGGCTCGAGTCGGTATCCCGGCTATCTTTCCGAATCCGGGACGCGATTACGTAAATAAGCCTGATGACTTTATCGAAACGGTTGACAGCCTCAGTGCTGTAAACTACCACTCTGTGGGCGATGAAATCAATGAGTACTGGGATTTAAGCGGAATGGAGAAAGATGTTCATTTATTCTTCAGATCCAGTTTCAACATACTGAACGATGATGAGATGATGAGCTGGGAAGATGGGGATGAGTTTCAGGCGGTTCGGGAAGAGATGCTGATGCAGGCTCCCTGA
- a CDS encoding ChaN family lipoprotein: MKHLLNSILALTVLFLYTGFVPESGKPAYLIYSKNGNTVSYQSLIIQSKNSDLVFFGELHNNAIAHWLQIEMVQELAADTSKTTKVGMEMFEADQQLLIDEYFTGKISRSSFENEARLWNNYDTDYKPVLEFAKENQMKLIATNIPRRYASSVYGNGLEILDELSDEAKQWMMPLPVEVDTTLPGYQSMLEMAQGHGGMNIVYAQAVKDATMAHFLLKNFSEGDRIFQLNGSYHSNDYEGIVWYVKDQRPELRVLTINTISVDDVQNVDDEQLQSADFTLVVPSTMTNTY, from the coding sequence ATGAAACATCTACTGAATTCGATTTTAGCCCTTACTGTACTTTTTTTGTATACCGGATTTGTCCCCGAATCCGGCAAGCCGGCATATCTGATCTACAGTAAGAATGGAAACACGGTCTCTTATCAAAGTCTGATTATACAGTCGAAAAACAGCGACCTTGTTTTTTTTGGTGAACTGCACAACAACGCCATTGCTCACTGGCTTCAGATTGAAATGGTTCAGGAGCTGGCTGCCGATACATCCAAAACCACAAAGGTTGGAATGGAGATGTTTGAAGCGGACCAACAGCTGCTGATTGACGAGTATTTTACCGGTAAGATCAGCCGGTCCAGTTTTGAAAATGAGGCACGTCTCTGGAATAATTACGACACAGACTATAAGCCGGTGCTTGAGTTTGCAAAGGAGAATCAGATGAAACTGATTGCCACAAACATTCCGCGCCGATACGCCTCATCCGTTTATGGCAACGGTTTGGAAATTCTGGATGAGCTGTCGGATGAAGCGAAGCAATGGATGATGCCTCTGCCTGTAGAGGTAGATACCACGCTTCCGGGTTATCAAAGTATGCTGGAGATGGCGCAGGGTCACGGCGGAATGAACATCGTGTATGCCCAGGCTGTTAAGGATGCTACCATGGCCCATTTTCTATTGAAAAATTTTAGTGAGGGCGATCGAATCTTCCAACTGAACGGATCGTATCACTCTAATGACTACGAGGGAATTGTTTGGTATGTGAAAGATCAGCGCCCGGAGCTAAGAGTTTTAACAATCAATACCATCTCTGTGGATGATGTGCAGAATGTAGATGATGAACAGTTACAGTCTGCCGATTTTACCCTGGTCGTTCCCTCAACGATGACAAATACCTATTAA
- a CDS encoding aldehyde dehydrogenase family protein, with translation MIIQKLVQHQKKAFKEGDISTHNKRKESLSLLKKLLQENEQNICDAIHDDFGKPYFEAYTSEVATVLHEIDHHLKHLDKWAKPDHVGNSIFTFPSKNTVYKKPFGTVLIIGAWNYPVHLTFQPMVGALSAGNNAVLKPSELAVQTSALIKDLVDQYFECSVLSVVEGAVDETQELLAQPFDKIFFTGSTRVGKIVMKAAAEQLIPVTLELGGKSPAIVHSDANIEIAAKRIWWGKTMNAGQICVAPDYALVHHSVKEQFVEMSRNVLSQFFSDDYITGENYTQIINNDHFDRLANLLDQSHVIHGGTTNKDTRFIEPTLIEADWSSPIMEDEIFGPLLPIVTYQTVEEAKEKLIDRDSPLALYLFTESRDVESDIITNVPFGGGCINETISHLTNPNLPFGGVGHSGMGAYHGKYSFDTFTRLQSVLKKSTWPDPDFRYPPIDPDKLKWLKKLLG, from the coding sequence ATGATTATTCAAAAACTGGTACAACATCAAAAAAAGGCTTTTAAAGAGGGAGATATAAGTACGCACAATAAACGGAAAGAGTCTCTCTCATTACTCAAAAAGTTACTCCAGGAGAATGAGCAAAACATTTGTGATGCTATTCATGATGATTTTGGCAAACCCTACTTTGAAGCCTATACGTCTGAAGTTGCAACTGTACTTCATGAAATTGATCACCACCTTAAGCATCTCGATAAATGGGCAAAGCCGGATCATGTCGGCAATTCAATCTTTACATTTCCTTCCAAAAATACAGTCTACAAAAAACCTTTCGGAACCGTTTTAATTATTGGCGCCTGGAATTATCCGGTACATCTTACTTTTCAGCCCATGGTCGGTGCACTTTCTGCAGGGAATAATGCCGTTTTAAAACCTTCTGAACTGGCAGTTCAGACATCCGCATTAATTAAGGATTTGGTTGATCAATATTTTGAGTGCTCTGTACTGTCTGTCGTTGAGGGAGCTGTGGATGAAACTCAGGAACTCCTTGCACAACCCTTCGATAAAATCTTTTTTACAGGCAGCACGCGTGTCGGCAAAATTGTAATGAAAGCAGCTGCAGAGCAGCTCATTCCGGTCACGTTAGAACTTGGCGGAAAAAGCCCGGCGATTGTTCATTCTGATGCTAACATCGAAATAGCTGCCAAGCGTATCTGGTGGGGAAAAACAATGAATGCCGGACAAATTTGTGTAGCTCCCGATTATGCACTCGTTCATCACTCCGTAAAGGAGCAGTTTGTGGAGATGAGCCGAAATGTACTGTCACAATTTTTTAGCGATGACTACATAACCGGAGAAAATTATACCCAAATCATAAACAACGATCATTTCGACAGGCTGGCCAATTTACTGGATCAGAGTCATGTAATTCACGGCGGCACTACAAATAAAGACACCCGTTTTATTGAACCGACGTTGATCGAGGCCGACTGGTCTTCACCCATCATGGAAGATGAAATTTTCGGACCTTTACTGCCCATAGTAACCTACCAAACAGTTGAAGAGGCGAAAGAGAAACTGATTGACAGAGACTCGCCGTTAGCGCTTTACCTTTTCACCGAAAGCCGGGATGTGGAATCTGATATCATAACAAACGTGCCTTTTGGCGGAGGATGCATCAACGAAACCATTAGCCATCTTACAAACCCTAATCTGCCATTTGGAGGAGTGGGTCACAGCGGAATGGGAGCCTATCATGGCAAATACAGCTTCGACACTTTTACACGTCTACAGTCTGTTCTGAAAAAATCTACATGGCCTGACCCTGATTTCCGATATCCACCCATTGACCCCGACAAGTTAAAGTGGCTCAAAAAACTTTTGGGATAA
- a CDS encoding SDR family NAD(P)-dependent oxidoreductase: MINFYDHKTILITGAASGIGKRFAEKVADIADLKLILWDRNPDDLQKLKNELKDRAEIHITGIDVTDRDLIQLEADHFIKENLVPDIIINCAGIVVGKMFHEHSFTEIEKSIQINTTGSMWVVRAFLNEMIERGSGQIVNLASASGYIGNPRMSVYAASKWAVIGWTESLRLEMEKLNTGIGVTAVIPSYIKTGMFDGVKAPMLVPLLETDDIVDLMLKGIASRKRTIQAPFMVKLVPLIKAILPYKLFDWVAGNWLGVYKSMDSFEGRKPKSKKS, encoded by the coding sequence ATGATAAATTTCTACGACCATAAAACCATTTTAATTACCGGAGCGGCAAGCGGAATTGGTAAACGTTTTGCCGAAAAGGTTGCCGACATTGCCGATTTAAAACTAATTCTCTGGGATCGCAATCCGGATGATCTTCAAAAACTTAAAAATGAACTTAAAGACCGGGCTGAAATCCATATTACCGGGATTGACGTTACAGACAGAGATCTGATTCAGCTCGAAGCGGACCACTTTATTAAAGAGAACCTGGTCCCCGACATTATCATCAACTGTGCCGGAATCGTGGTTGGCAAAATGTTCCACGAGCATTCGTTTACTGAAATCGAAAAATCAATTCAGATTAATACAACCGGAAGCATGTGGGTAGTCCGTGCTTTTTTAAATGAGATGATAGAACGCGGATCAGGACAAATTGTAAACCTAGCCTCAGCATCCGGTTACATTGGTAATCCACGGATGAGTGTGTATGCCGCAAGTAAGTGGGCGGTAATTGGATGGACTGAATCTCTTCGGCTTGAGATGGAAAAACTGAACACCGGTATTGGAGTTACGGCTGTGATTCCAAGCTATATTAAAACCGGTATGTTCGATGGTGTAAAAGCCCCGATGTTAGTTCCTCTTTTAGAAACAGATGACATTGTCGATCTCATGCTAAAGGGAATCGCATCCCGAAAGCGTACCATTCAGGCACCTTTCATGGTGAAACTTGTTCCACTCATTAAAGCGATTCTGCCCTACAAATTGTTTGACTGGGTGGCCGGAAATTGGCTGGGTGTCTATAAGTCTATGGACTCTTTCGAAGGGAGAAAGCCTAAATCAAAAAAATCATGA
- a CDS encoding response regulator has protein sequence MSNYKTPLRVLLTDDDEDDRLIFKEIMDEMDKEVSVNMVNDGNQLMDFLANENTPPHIIFLDLNMPNMNGIECLKEIRSHEKYSDISIAIYSTSTSEKDIDDTFRHGANIYITKPAAYHDLKEVLEKSLSAVRLNRNSDLDMANFVLKI, from the coding sequence ATGAGCAACTATAAAACTCCACTTCGAGTACTTCTGACAGATGATGATGAAGACGACAGGCTTATTTTCAAAGAGATCATGGATGAGATGGATAAGGAAGTCTCTGTCAATATGGTGAATGATGGCAACCAGCTGATGGATTTTCTCGCTAATGAAAATACCCCCCCCCATATTATTTTTCTGGATCTAAATATGCCGAATATGAACGGGATTGAATGCCTGAAGGAGATCAGAAGCCATGAGAAGTACAGCGATATCTCAATAGCCATCTACTCTACCTCAACGTCTGAAAAAGATATCGATGATACATTTCGTCACGGAGCCAATATCTATATAACCAAACCGGCTGCCTATCATGACCTCAAAGAAGTGTTGGAGAAGTCTCTGTCTGCCGTTCGTCTGAACCGGAATTCGGATTTAGACATGGCAAATTTTGTACTGAAGATTTAG
- the htpX gene encoding protease HtpX, with product MKRVLLFLATNLAIIIVASITLSILGVGSYLNEAGTGLDLQALLIFCFVFGMAGSFISLLLSKKIAKWSMKVKLIDKPQNSREEWLVRTIEKQAKDAGIGMPEVGIFEAQQANAFATGANRNKALVAVSSGMMQRFDQAEIEAVLGHEVGHVANGDMITLALIQGVVNTFVMFLARVIGFAVDRVILKNENGLGIGYFVTTIAAEIVLAILASTIVFWFSRRREFRADEAGARFGSRQGMIGALQRLKAESQVPNQLPESMQAFGITGGKKKGFKALFMTHPPLEDRIAALQNMTD from the coding sequence ATGAAAAGAGTACTTCTATTTTTAGCGACAAACCTGGCCATTATTATTGTTGCCAGTATTACCCTCTCCATATTGGGTGTGGGATCCTATCTCAATGAAGCCGGAACAGGACTGGACCTTCAGGCACTTTTGATCTTCTGTTTTGTGTTCGGAATGGCGGGTTCTTTTATCTCGCTCCTTCTCTCCAAGAAAATTGCAAAGTGGTCGATGAAAGTTAAACTTATCGACAAGCCGCAAAACTCCCGGGAAGAGTGGCTGGTTCGCACCATCGAGAAACAGGCCAAAGATGCAGGGATCGGTATGCCCGAAGTGGGTATTTTTGAAGCACAGCAGGCAAATGCTTTTGCAACCGGAGCAAATCGCAATAAAGCACTTGTAGCTGTGAGCAGCGGTATGATGCAGCGGTTTGATCAGGCAGAAATTGAAGCGGTATTGGGTCATGAAGTTGGTCACGTCGCCAACGGCGATATGATTACCCTTGCTTTGATTCAAGGAGTGGTAAATACGTTTGTGATGTTCCTGGCACGGGTTATTGGATTTGCGGTAGACCGCGTGATATTGAAAAATGAAAATGGGCTGGGAATCGGCTACTTTGTGACCACCATTGCTGCTGAGATTGTATTAGCCATCCTGGCTTCCACCATCGTATTCTGGTTCTCACGTCGCCGCGAGTTCCGAGCCGATGAAGCCGGTGCACGGTTTGGAAGCCGTCAGGGGATGATTGGTGCACTTCAGCGTTTGAAAGCGGAGTCACAGGTACCCAACCAACTTCCGGAATCGATGCAGGCATTTGGAATTACCGGTGGGAAGAAAAAAGGATTTAAGGCACTTTTCATGACTCACCCACCGC